The sequence GTCTCCTAGTTCCCTTGTAAGTTTATTCTTAAAATTATCAGATAACTCACTAGAGACAGTAAAAATCTCTCCCAACACAGTTGCTGTGCCCTTTGTAAAAAGTTCTAAGGGCCATTTCACCTGTTCCAATTGTTTTAATTGCGAGAATAATCCTCTCAATCGAGTTTCGTTTGAATGATACAAAGTAAGAGCGTCGTCTTTTCCCTTCACATAGTTGTAAAGATCTAAAAATTTTTGCTCATCTACCTTTGCCTCTAGAGTAGACAACGATATTTGCCGGATATCACCTAACATTATCGATAAAGAGCTTCCTTTATCTGTTTCATATGGCTCAAGTAAGCGCATTAAGTATTTTGCATCAGATAATAATTCGTCTATATGCGCAAGCTTTGATTGTAGCTGAGAAACTGACCCTGCATCGAGATTACCTTCAGTTTGTGGAACGAATTCACAACAACCCAAAGCTTGTATTTTCTCTGCAAGTTTAGTAGCTACAGATTTATGCACTGCTATTTGAGCCTTACTCATCTGCGTGAGAGCCATAAGACGCCACCACCTCTTTTACCAACCATTTTGCCACAGCTTCTACGCTGCCTTTTTTTTCATCATAATATAATTTCGCTTCTTCTTCTCCCTCAGCAAAAATTTTTTTTGCCTCGGCATCTGCGTTTTTTTCCGTTTCTGTTACTTTCTCACGCCACTGTCTATGACACTGCTGCTTATTTGCTTTTATGAGCTGTTCTGCGTCTGACTGGGCAGTAGCCAATATATTAGCAGACTCAACATTGGCTTCAGCTACTATTTTTTTTGCCATAGTTTCTTGTTCTCTTATACCTTCAGCTAAATTTTCTGCCAATAAGTCCACCTCCCTCCATACACTATTTCTTATATTCTATAAAAAAATAACCTAACAATTTTACACATAGAATCGGCTATAGTCAATTTATTCTTATCTACAAGAGCCTTTTAAAATACGCCGCGCAAGTAAACACAGCATCTTATTTATTTTTTTACATTTCACATTCTTCGCTCCAAGGACAGACGGAGCATCTAGTCAACGCTCTGTCATATCTATGAGAAAGAGCCAGTTTTGATAGAAGATGTACATTTTCACCTATCGCATGCAACTTATCTTCATCAAGTACCCTAACTCTTACATTATCATTAGTTAAATAGTTTATCCCTACAACAATATCATTGTTTTTAAACATATTTTTCTCTATACGATACTTCCAAATAGCAAAAGCGTAAAAATCTAGCTGTGCGTCATAATATTCAGTGGGTGCAATGTTTTCTTTGGTAGTCTTCCAGTCCCGTATATGGATACTGTTATCTCTTTCCCAAAATATATCAATTGAGCCTACCATCACAAGTTCTTTGTCGTACACCCTAAAAGGGGTCTCGCGTTTAAGTCCGTCTTTACTATTATTAAGAATTTTGAGATTTTCCCCTTCATCGCTTTCTGCAAATTTAAATAACAATTCTCGAATCTTTTTTCTTGAACTGCTTAATTTGAATTCTGGCTGTAGATCTAAGGGTATTTTTTTAAGCGTATTATTAAAAACGGACTCGTCTTCATCCGGGACAAGAACATTTATAGAATTTTTATCAAAGTCCCATCTGCTTAAAAACCAGTGAGTTAAACTTCCAAAATCAGCTCCTCCAACACCATCCTCGCTCTTATTAACCCATAGCATCTCTTTCCCTTGTCGATATGCCAAACGATAGGCAGTAGGACACCAACTAAGCATTGCATAAGCAGATGCCGAAAAACGAGCAAGTGTGGCCGTATCTTCTTCTCTTAATTCTAATGCTTTTGCTTTTATTTGTTTCTCTACTCGTCTTGCTGTCAATCTTTTTGTACTGTTATCTATTGTGAGCCATGAAACATTACAGAAATCTAATTTAGAGTGGGCTAAATCAAGTGTTTTATTTTCATCTGTCTCTCTTTGTGGTATTTCTATTTTAGCCACTTTAAACAAATGACTTAAAAAACTGTTGTCTTTGGGCTCGGATATTTTGTTATCACTACTTTCGCACGTTAACGTACCACAAAGTATAAGCTTCTCTCTTGCCCTTGTTGTAGCTACGTACCATAGTCTTTCTTGCTCTTCAGACTCCATTTTATTTTCAATTTCTGAATGCCAAATGCCAGAAACAGTATTTTTATTCCCAAAGTTTTCATCTTCATAAAAAAGAAAGTCTGGTATTACTGGAGACAGAATGCCATATTTCAAGGATAAACTGATTCCGGAAACTTTTTTAACATCATTTTCAATTCCGACTAAAGCCACAATAGGAAACTCTAGTCCTTTTGATGCATGAATTGTCATTATTTGTACTGCATCATGCTCTTCGTCTAAAACAGTAGGTTCTTCTTTTTGCCCTGCGTTCACTGATGCATATTGCAAATAATCTGACAATCCAACCAGAGAGCGCCCCTGTACTGATTCATATTCATTTGCCAAATCTGCAAGAGCAACAATGTTCGCTGTTACCCGATTTCTCATTCTAGGCTCAAAGGCTTTCAGATAATGTGGAACTTTTATTATCTCATGTATTAGATCTACTACCCCTTCAAGATCTGCAATAGCCTTTAGTCTCATCAGCTCTTTCCATACTTCTGGCAACTTTTCTTTTACTACATCACTCAGCCTTATTGGCTCTCTTTTTACTTTTAATCGATAAGCTGCAAACAGTGTATCTTCTGCTACTTTAGGCTCTACTCCACTAAATGGAGAGGCCAACCACCCTGCCAAAAGATATGGGTCTTCAGGCTGAGTTAGCAGTGAAATTAAATTTATTATGTCTGCTACTTCTCCTCTGGCAAAATAATCTTTTGATGTGCAAATTCTGTATGGTACCTCTATTTCATCGAATGCACACTCTATTTCTGAATATACTGTTCTGGAAGGAACAAGAACGGCAAAGTCCTTCCACGTGACATCTCTGAACTTATTATCTTCTTTTATTTCTTTATCCCAAATCTGTGTTTTTGAATTAATCATTTCCTTTATTCGTACAGCTAACTCCTTAAAACATCTTGTTCTCATTTCTTTTATATTTTCATTTTTCCCCCATTTTTCTTCGCCTTTTTTATTAAAATAAGGCTCCCTTGCTTCAATACCTAATAATATTTCAAGAGTCGGGTTTATGGGGTTTTGGTTTCGCCTCTCCCACCAAATAGCATCGCCTTCTGCTCCCACTAGCGGTTCATATTCGAAAGGACA comes from Synergistaceae bacterium and encodes:
- a CDS encoding UvrD-helicase domain-containing protein, with amino-acid sequence MNNTVFFRNEWEKDNINGTSSQIEAIRSEKKLTVVSAGAGTGKTQTLSQRFAWLLAQDPDCKVDEILVLTYTEKAAREMQERIKKTLLSWHEKSSSNLPHFKQRIQYIDDAHISTIHSFAMKVIRESGLLLDIDPGASITTAPSEDLWWKTFSESLAALSNEKLLQILNDKEWQERCEELFNNEFFSEFVSFYTPKKLTKMAKDASEKFGSYGKTPDEIWNQDNCALIEDVNSQKKIFVEIWNLWQEEVFSDVFVREELINNPLSFENLKNIMLDYSEAEFSSVCLETFAKQILYSGLAKLPGNSKLKDAIGRIISSIENKNLKTWRDEAKVKVLMASMPSNSEIALLSLLNKTAAIGWQCWESLRKKEGILTHNDLIRYASDVLNKNKKYGEKFKHILVDEFQDTDRLQEDMLQALWKDMGSTLFIVGDIKQSIYRFRHADLSIFQKYIREAKCGNAPNSLYVTLDKSFRTHDLLLNKINSIFESLWPAKKDVTCPFEYEPLVGAEGDAIWWERRNQNPINPTLEILLGIEAREPYFNKKGEEKWGKNENIKEMRTRCFKELAVRIKEMINSKTQIWDKEIKEDNKFRDVTWKDFAVLVPSRTVYSEIECAFDEIEVPYRICTSKDYFARGEVADIINLISLLTQPEDPYLLAGWLASPFSGVEPKVAEDTLFAAYRLKVKREPIRLSDVVKEKLPEVWKELMRLKAIADLEGVVDLIHEIIKVPHYLKAFEPRMRNRVTANIVALADLANEYESVQGRSLVGLSDYLQYASVNAGQKEEPTVLDEEHDAVQIMTIHASKGLEFPIVALVGIENDVKKVSGISLSLKYGILSPVIPDFLFYEDENFGNKNTVSGIWHSEIENKMESEEQERLWYVATTRAREKLILCGTLTCESSDNKISEPKDNSFLSHLFKVAKIEIPQRETDENKTLDLAHSKLDFCNVSWLTIDNSTKRLTARRVEKQIKAKALELREEDTATLARFSASAYAMLSWCPTAYRLAYRQGKEMLWVNKSEDGVGGADFGSLTHWFLSRWDFDKNSINVLVPDEDESVFNNTLKKIPLDLQPEFKLSSSRKKIRELLFKFAESDEGENLKILNNSKDGLKRETPFRVYDKELVMVGSIDIFWERDNSIHIRDWKTTKENIAPTEYYDAQLDFYAFAIWKYRIEKNMFKNNDIVVGINYLTNDNVRVRVLDEDKLHAIGENVHLLSKLALSHRYDRALTRCSVCPWSEECEM